A genomic region of Zygotorulaspora mrakii chromosome 7, complete sequence contains the following coding sequences:
- the SNA4 gene encoding Sna4p (similar to Saccharomyces cerevisiae SNA4 (YDL123W); ancestral locus Anc_7.282), which translates to MCLYCCCTVSDLILYIIAFFLPPVAVIFRSGLCSSDLLLNVLLTLLGVVPGMLHAFYYITVTSPLRRDEEYAFYYQRGWADSERQAGASHRRQHNQSATASRNEGYGSIQPPQIQAPTSMDNGNSSSNDKNGHSNAPPPYSEIP; encoded by the coding sequence ATGTGCTTATACTGCTGTTGCACTGTATCAGATCTGATACTCTATATAATAGCATTTTTTCTACCACCCGTTGCAGTAATTTTTAGGTCGGGGCTCTGCTCATCTGATCTATTGCTAAATGTTTTGCTTACTTTACTAGGTGTTGTACCAGGTATGCTGCACGCTTTCTATTATATTACTGTCACAAGTCCACTGAGGAGGGATGAAGAGTACGCTTTTTACTATCAGAGAGGTTGGGCAGACAGTGAAAGACAAGCAGGAGCTTCCCATAGGAGGCAACATAATCAGAGCGCCACTGCTTCTAGGAATGAAGGCTACGGTAGTATACAACCTCCACAAATCCAGGCTCCCACCAGTATGGATAATGGTAACTCATCCTCAAATGACAAAAATGGACATTCTAACGCTCCACCACCATACAGTGAAATTCCATAA
- a CDS encoding zinc finger CCHC domain-containing protein (similar to Saccharomyces cerevisiae AIR1 (YIL079C) and AIR2 (YDL175C); ancestral locus Anc_7.281), with translation MMLSEVESMDTLPFERDSTPLTQVPQNEKLLAPSIDEVDENPESLRMLRGQGRYFGATDDDEGGGIREAEPKCMNCSQRGHLKKKCPHVICTYCGSMDDHYSQHCTKAIKCSNCNEFGHYRSQCPKKWKKMFCTLCNSKNHSRERCPSIWRVYVVKEDTQKQSLPMHALYCYNCGSKGHFGDDCPKRRSSRVPNEDGSSFSGDNLSQPLKINYFQNLRKQKQEQSSSADYMTYEEFDRAMYDDEPRKNKKSQKRNRERSSSHLDYGGDDNSNSYESRNYSNNNNRSNSSRKRSRNSNYHPPPYQNHDNSQGQNGRRKDFKPVQTGGIFPPSRNRTHPLDFPRSNSYQNSSYVSQGMATSRYNRGAPSEMDTHNYKSYNSFRPSRSGTLKR, from the coding sequence ATGATGCTCTCAGAGGTTGAAAGTATGGATACTCTACCTTTCGAGCGGGACTCTACGCCGCTTACGCAGGTACCCCAGAATGAAAAGTTATTGGCACCATCGATCGACGAGGTCGATGAGAATCCTGAGAGTTTACGCATGCTGAGAGGACAGGGGCGATATTTCGGAGCTAccgatgatgatgaaggcGGAGGCATTCGAGAGGCTGAGCCCAAATGTATGAACTGCTCTCAGAGGGGCCAcctgaaaaagaaatgcCCTCACGTTATATGCACGTACTGCGGCTCGATGGATGATCATTACTCACAGCATTGTACAAAAGCTATAAAGTGCTCAAATTGTAATGAATTTGGGCATTATCGATCACAGTGtccaaaaaaatggaaaaaaatgttctGCACTTTGTGCAACAGCAAAAATCATTCAAGAGAAAGGTGTCCAAGTATATGGAGGGTCTACGTAGTGAAAGAGGACACCCAGAAACAATCACTGCCGATGCATGCTCTCTACTGTTATAACTGTGGCTCTAAGGGGCATTTTGGTGATGACTGTCCTAAAAGACGTTCATCAAGAGTTCCAAATGAAGATGGAAGTAGTTTCTCCGGCGACAACTTGTCACAGCCACTTAAAATTAactattttcaaaatttacGGAAACAAAAGCAAGAGCAGTCGTCATCCGCAGACTATATGACTTACGAAGAATTTGATCGTGCTATGTATGACGACGAACcaagaaagaataaaaaatcgCAAAAACGTAATAGAGAACGATCTTCAAGCCATCTGGATTATGGTGGCGACGATAATTCGAATAGTTACGAATCAAGAAATTacagtaataataataacagAAGCAACTCCtcgagaaaaagaagtaggaattcaaattatcaCCCTCCACCATATCAGAATCACGATAACAGCCAGGGTCAGAACGGAAGGCGCAAGGATTTCAAACCTGTGCAAACTGGTGGAATTTTTCCACCTTCAAGGAACAGAACACATCCTTTGGACTTTCCACGCTCGAACTcatatcaaaattcttcttaTGTTTCTCAAGGAATGGCTACTTCAAGATACAATAGAGGAGCGCCATCCGAAATGGATACACACAACTATAAATCGTACAACTCGTTCAGGCCATCCAGAAGTGGAACATTGAAGAGGTAA
- the THS1 gene encoding threonine--tRNA ligase THS1 (similar to Saccharomyces cerevisiae THS1 (YIL078W); ancestral locus Anc_7.280) gives MSVSEVEKKVSDLSVKAELKEGTGEVTADKAAICNGKGKEDKPQKKSKQQSLYLDPLPGFINERLTMFDDLQKKYNEKVASMPHVPIKVVLKDGSVKEATSWETTPMDIAKDISKSLSEKVCISKVNGQLWDLERPFESEEEGQEIKLELLDFESQEGQKVFWHSSAHVLGEACECNMGAHICLGPPTEDGFFYEFALKDSMDPNDSNERTISQSDFPNLEGVAKNVIKQKQKFERLVVSKEDLLKMFYYSKYKKYLINTKIPDGGSTTVYRCGSLIDLCTGPHIPHTGRIKSFKLLKNSSCYFLGDANNDSLQRIYGIAFPDKKLMDAHLKFLTEASQRDHRKIGREQELFFFNEMSPGSCFWLPHGTRIYNTLVELLRSQYHKRGYEEVITPNMYNSKLWETSGHWANYQENMFTFDVEKERFGLKPMNCPGHCLMFKSRERSYRELPWRVADFGVIHRNEFSGALSGLTRVRRFQQDDAHIFCRQDQIESEIAGIFDFLKYMYGVFGFEFKMELSTRPEKYVGDLKTWDAAEAKLESALNNWGGKWELNPGDGAFYGPKIDIMISDALRRWHQCATIQLDFQLPNRFELSFKSKDNDEAESYERPVMIHRAILGSVERMTAILTEHFAGKWPFWISPRQILVVPVGVKYQDYAQSTRDKLHEAGFYADVDLSGNTLQKKVRNGQMLKYNFIFIVGEQEMNENSVNIRNRDVMEQQGKNATVNVDVVIEQLKVLKETKRGDNVLA, from the coding sequence ATGAGTGTGTCTGAAgttgagaaaaaagttagTGATTTGTCTGTTAAAGCGGAACTGAAGGAGGGCACCGGTGAGGTTACGGCCGACAAAGCTGCCATTTGCAATGGTAAGGGCAAGGAAGATAAGCCGCAGAAAAAGTCCAAGCAGCAATCATTGTACTTGGATCCATTGCCAGGGTTTATCAATGAAAGACTTACAATGTTTGATGATTTGCAGAAGAAGTACAACGAGAAGGTAGCGTCGATGCCACATGTGCCAATTAAGGTTGTATTGAAGGACGGTTCTGTCAAAGAAGCAACATCCTGGGAAACAACTCCAATGGACATCGCGAAAGACATCTCGAAGTCTCTCTCTGAAAAAGTCTGTATCTCGAAAGTGAACGGTCAATTGTGGGATTTAGAGAGACCTTTTGAAAGTGAAGAGGAAGGTCAAGAGATCAAGTTAGAATTGCTTGATTTTGAGAGTCAAGAGGGTCAAAAGGTGTTTTGGCACTCTTCTGCGCATGTTTTGGGTGAAGCTTGTGAATGTAACATGGGTGCCCATATCTGCCTAGGTCCACCTACCGAAGATGGCTTCTTTTACGAATTTGCCCTCAAAGATAGCATGGATCCAAACGattcaaatgaaagaaCTATATCTCAGAGTGACTTTCCAAACCTAGAAGGTGTCGCGAAGAATGTCATAAAGCAGAAacagaaatttgaaagattggTTGTGTCAAAAGAAGACTTATTGAAGATGTTctattattcaaaatataagaaatatttgatcAACACAAAGATCCCAGATGGTGGATCTACCACTGTTTACCGTTGTGGCTCTTTGATCGATTTGTGTACTGGTCCACACATTCCACATACTGGTCGTATCAAATCCTTCAAGCTgttaaaaaattcttcttgttaTTTCTTGGGAGACGCAAATAACGATTCGTTACAGAGAATTTACGGTATTGCATTCCCTGATAAGAAATTGATGGACGCTcacttgaaatttttgactgAAGCTTCTCAAAGAGACCATAGAAAAATTGGTAGAGAACAAgaattgtttttcttcaatgaaatGTCACCAGGCTCTTGCTTTTGGTTACCTCACGGAACAAGAATCTACAATACATTGGTTGAGTTGCTGAGAAGTCAGTACCATAAGAGGGGCTACGAGGAAGTCATCACACCAAATATGTATAATTCCAAGTTATGGGAGACATCTGGTCATTGGGCTAACTATCAAGAGAATATGTTTACTTTTGATGttgagaaagaaagatttgGTTTGAAACCAATGAACTGTCCAGGCCACTGTCTAATGTTCAAATCAAGAGAGCGTTCTTATAGAGAATTACCGTGGAGAGTTGCCGATTTTGGTGTTATCCATAGAAATGAATTTTCGGGTGCATTATCTGGTTTAACTCGTGTCAGAAGATTTCAACAAGATGATGCCCATATTTTCTGTAGACAAGATCAAATCGAATCCGAAATTGCAGGtatctttgatttcttgaaGTACATGTACGGAGTCTTCGGTTTTGAATTCAAGATGGAATTATCTACAAGACCAGAAAAGTATGTTGGAGACTTGAAGACTTGGGATGCAGCCGAAGCAAAGCTAGAATCAGCTTTGAACAACTGGGGCGGTAAATGGGAATTGAACCCAGGTGATGGTGCTTTCTACGGTCCAAAGATTGATATCATGATTTCGGATGCTTTGAGGAGATGGCACCAATGTGCAACTATTCAGTTAGATTTCCAATTGCCAAACAGATTTGAATTATCATTCAAGTCAAAAGATAACGACGAGGCCGAAAGTTATGAAAGACCAGTAATGATTCACCGTGCTATTTTAGGTTCCGTGGAAAGAATGACAGCTATTTTAACTGAACATTTTGCAGGTAAATGGCCATTTTGGATATCTCCACGTCAAATCCTTGTCGTTCCCGTTGGTGTTAAATATCAAGATTATGCACAATCTACACGTGATAAGTTGCATGAGGCAGGATTTTATGCCGATGTGGATTTGAGTGGTAACACTTTACAAAAGAAGGTTAGAAATGGTCAAATGTTAAAATataatttcatcttcattgtgggtgaacaagaaatgaatgaaaattccGTAAATATCAGAAATAGAGATGTCATGGAACAGCAAGGAAAGAATGCGACAGTAAATGTTGATGTCGTTATAGAACAATTGAAGGTTTTGAAAGAAACCAAAAGAGGTGATAATGTTTTAGCTTAA